tttgacctgactcggccaataaacctgatttttGATTCTGACAACTCAGCAGTCACAGTCTGTCTGTCCCAAGACTTTGAGGTGGTCAAAGCGAGACACGTACGTGGTAATTCCGCCCACGAGCAGCGGGTTCCTACCAGTAGTGCAGGAACCTCCCCGGGCCTGCCTGCAGGTATCCGGACCAGTGTCGGTATTTGGGCTGGAACATCATCCCGGGCAGGTGGGTCACCTCGTCCGGGTCGTACTGGGCTCTCGAGCCGGGCTGAAGCGCGGCCAGCAAACACAACAGAAACCCACGAGCGTCCAtcctgaaccctgaaccctgaaccctccTGTATCTTACgataccccccaaaaaacagccCGGTTTACTCTGCCGCAGAAACTTCCTCCACAGCCGGTCCGCTTCTGGAACTGAAGGTCACATGACCGCTGCGACGAGTCACGTGACTAGCGCCTGACTTTAGAAATCCTCTTAACCAACCAACCACCGAGAAGCAGATATGgaccagagcagtggataaaatatggaggtagatttgtgtattaattattcaatcaaaaaaaaagattgttttaatcaaaaaatatattttcaataaaaaaaatgtcacttcaatcaaaaaaaaaacgttcaatcaaagaaaaaagtgtttgaatgcaaacaaatatttgagactccaaaaaatgcatttgaacactgtttttctttgattggaaatgttttctttgatagaagtgaagttatttctgtagtagtttttttgtgtttgggtcatatgggtaggacatttgtgtctttatcatttaatcaaaaaataagttgcttcaaaaagaaaaaaatattttcaatcaaagaaaaaaagtgtttgaatgcaaaaaatatttgagacccaaaaaattgcatttgaacacttttttttaatttaaaatatttttttcaatttgaagtgatttttttttgattgaagtgaaaaaagttttgaagtcttttttttttttttttattgaatcattttaatcaaaaaacatcccgcagtgggtggatgcttccccattggtcagcccagagtcagacatgttttatccactgctctgatATGGACCATAGCTGGGAAATGTGTCTTCCAAATGTTTAACTAAATCTGGGACACAGATTTATTTACAGATTTATTTCCAGCTAGAGAACCAAAGCACTTTTCTACTGATAAAAGTTTTATACAACTTTATTTGGACGTCGCATTGACTTTCATTCATTTTGTGACTACATAATGTAACACACAATTGCCTCTGCATTTAACTATTAATACATATCGATTTATATTGTAGAAGTGGTGGACATTTGATGTACAAATCAGCTTTCAAGTCACGAAACAAATACTGATTTACATCCACTACACTCCCCTCTAGCTTTAAATTGCCTACTTTCTTCACAAGTGTTTATTTCTTATTCTAGTATTCCATGACATAACTACATAATGTTAGAGAAAATAGCCCGATTTGAGAAAGTGGGTAAGTAAATGCCATCCTGGTGGcggtaattaaattaaaatgtgtTGTGGGACAAGTGGTTAGTGAGGCTCCATGTATGTCTTTAAAACAGCACAGAACTGTTTCTGGGGGCGTTTCTGGACCCTAGAAATGGTGTTCTGCTTTATTAGGTCTTGGCTTTTCGTTCACACAAAGACTATTAATCCAAACAGAGTGATTATACCAAAAAAGGTTCAAAAGAGGACACAAATATAGAGCAAAAAGTGCCAATAAATTGAGAAGAGGGTATATCCTGAaataccttcttttttttttttttaatttaagttaaattttttaataatttatagtggcagtttgttttctcatttagtTCGCTGACAAACTCAATTGGTCattgttattaaattaaatttagtTGCGGTTGCACAACTAATGCCGCgttcctcggaagtcggaatttcccagttcccagtgggAATTTTGAACAGGAACGCCCcacgaagtgggatttcctactgggaaagtgggagaagcttcaccacccccgagttaccatttcAAGATGGCTgctattcccagttcccagttccgatttccgaggtaaatggaacgcggcataaaagTACTTGTTGAAAACAAATACATTATCAATACACGACTAAAAGTACTTCCGGTTgaagtttttcaaaataaacctCTGCTAGTGACTGCACATATTCTGGAGTTGAGCTTGGAGAAGAACTAGATCTGTACAAAAGTCttgtatttaaatatatatatatttatatttcacaTATTTAGTTCGAAGTGTAGTAGGAGTTTTTCTGAAAATATATACAAGTAACACGGGCAAGGTTTATCTGGAAGGAAAAGCGTTTGTTGACGGTGtccgctgctgctggagctaaTTCGGATCCCAAGGAAACTCTCAGGTTTATCGGTTTTGATGTTGAATGCAACAGCATGAAGCATGAAAGCAGCCCACAGAGTCCAGACGAAGATGTCCAGCCTGATCAACCCACCAAGTACCCGCGGAGCTCCCGGAGCCTGAACCGGCTGGCCACGAGGTTTATCGGGTTACTGCAGGAGGCTGAGGGCGGACAGCTGGACCTCAGATACGTGAGTGACAACAAACACTCTTTCAGCAGGAGAACCTGCATATGAACTCATATTTTGGCTTGCTTTAGAATGGATTTTgcctaaaaatgtaatattgtATTTTGTTAGAACCTGTTAAGACCAGCCATGCTGTTTGgtctagagcagtggttcccaaactgtgtGCCTTGAGGCAAGTCCAAGTGTGCCGTGGGATTTTGTGACAACCATAGCCTACTGCAGTATAGTATACAActagacaaaaataattattttaatttactataTACTACTTTAAATGCACTCATTCCATAATACAGAGGCAAACTCTTTAtctaaaaactattttaaaaaatcctcctgaaatgggtgtgtttgatgaagcccaatttgataaagtttaaatatttttgtgaagtattttgttaataaatatttcatgagtagaatagttgtctttgtcatatcttatttggcatcagtaaataataaacgtaacagataaacagatgatattagtgataacacgtgttataaggctattttgcacaataggtgtgccttgaaatttttatttgtcgtttggtgtgccttgggcacagaaagtttgggaaccactggtctagagacagtgtcactgaggaaaagataggaggcagagctggaggaagcagagatgaagatgctgaGGTTCTGGAGTGACCAGACTGGATAGGATCAGGAATGAGCACATTAGAGGGACAGCACATGTTAGAGGCTTTGGAGATAAAGTCAGggaggccagactgagatggttcagaccaggggcgaaaatcccgtttcatagttgggggggacaataaacagtaaaattttagagaataaatccagggggggacaaggaataaaagttttagccttcctttaatacagcattttgacattttcatctcaatctcgcaaacaggcagaagacctttcttagagcaatacaaaacaatggtattaggtggaagatggcaataatacagcacatctgacataatacactgcaaaaacccaaaatcttaacaagaatatttgtcttatttctagttaaaaaaaaatctcattacacttaaaacaagactcatcactggaaaaaacaacaattttcacctgtttcaagtagattttcacttaaaataagtagaaaaatctgccagtagaacaagatttttttgcttgtaatgagaagataaatcttgtcccactggcagatttttctacttatttcaagtgaaaatttacttgaaacaggtgaaaattgtcaaataacaagttatttttctggtgatgactcttgttttaagtgtaatgagattttactgtttattattattttcgatttcggtttcggccacaaattttcattttggtgcatcactactaaatactactgcattgttccaaaattattaattctgtctcaaattattctagggggggacagctttactaatgggggggacctgtccccccgggattttcgcccctggttcAGACATGTCCTGAGAAGAGATAGTGAATATATTGGTAGAAGGATGCTGAGTtttgctgcaatctttcctgcacgcttcagggtcctggaggcgtgcaggtcctggagagatgggaggttgcagccaatcaccttctctgcagagcggatgatacgctgcagccggctcctgtcctttacagtggcagcagcgtaccagacggtgaggaggtttatagatgtagtgaaagaggacatgaaggtagttggggtaagagaagaggatgcagaagacaggCTCAGATGGAGGCAACTGATTCGCTGAGGTgacccctgaagggaaaagCTGAAAGGAGAAGAAGTGGGGCGGAAGCAAAGAGGAATGAAAATGCCAAACAAGAGCTTGAGTCTTAGGAGGCAAATCAATGGTGCAGGTACATTAAAATAAGAAACAAGCTTGATGGATTTTCACAACTGTACATCTATCCAGTTCCCAAACAAATAGCATTGGCATCTTTGCCACAGGTTCACTGCTCAAAGTTTTTGAACCTGGTATTGACTGgaaatatatatgtaaataatagTGAACCCATGGATACACCAGATACCCATCTAACAGACTACAGTAGCTGCAAAACGAAACTTCACCTGGGATGAAATGAAGACAATATGACACGAGGAGTCtgctgaaaaaaatgttttgtcatttCAGGCTTACGAGGTCCTGTCTTTTggacaaaaaagaagaatctATGACATTACAAATGTGCTGGAGGGCATTGGTCTTATTAGGAAAATTTCAAAGTGCATTGTCAAGTGGATGTAAGTTTGTTATTCTGTCTTGTGTATATGCTTACTGCaaacgtttttaaaaaaagaaaaaaatgagtttTACACTGTGATAGATATGCTCTTTAATGAATTAGGGGCGCAAATCCACAAGACAATATACAAAAGGAAAGAATCCTAAAGTTAAGGTCTGAAGTAGAGGCCCTGGAGAACATGGAACATGTGTTGGACCAGCAGACACTTTTTGTTGAACAGGACATCAAGAAAACAACAGAAGAGTGCAGAAAATAtcctttttaaacatttgtttggtttcatatttttgtctctttttctagcttaaaagaaaaaagaaaagaaaaagcaaaatcaCATAGGTGAGATTTTTGGTATTGGTGGTTTTTATATTGATCGAATGAACTATATGCTACAGTCTGTAATTACTCTTCAGCATTTCTTAACTCAAATCAACTCTTAACCATGTGACTCATGAAGATATCTTCAATTGCTTCAATGGTAATGTATCATCACTTCttgacttattattattattattattattattatttgtgcatgtttgcttgACACATTTTCTTTGTGGAAGTGGTTATATTTATATAGCAGCTCCTTATATCATTATGACACGGTGCAGATAAAACATCTGATCCGGGTGTGGTGAAGGATGGTTTAGAACATGAGATGGGAGAGCGGAAGAGTGCCAGGtcaaatgaatcaatcaaataCAATTCAAAATGCTTACTTTCTTCTACATTTTACCGAGCCCATTCAGTTTGTTCTACTGGGGCGAAGCAGATTCATCAACCTGTTACTAATAAATTGCACTCTGAAGGGATCCTCTCCTTAGCAGATGTTCAGTATTCCAGGTTAAGAGGCACTACATCTGGTAAATTAACCAAACCCTCTAGCCTGTACGCAACAGAACAACACTGAGAGCAAAAACATCAAACTGGTGTAGACTCTGATTTTACAGTAATTGGCAATGATGGCGCTAAGCCctgatatatataatatatatacacatatatatacacacacaggcgCACTAAAATATTCCAAAATGTTTCACACAATAATTTTCTCTATCTCATTCCTCTTCAGGGCACACTGTTTTGACAGTACAGTCACCACCTGGCACACAGGTAGATGTCCCCATTCCAAAAGCTGTAAGTTCCTCATCATAAAAAGTTGTCATGATGTCTTTTGTGACGGATGCTTTTAACCAGCTGGACTAATTTAGCGTGTACATGTCACCCTTCAGGTTCCAAACTGCCCGCCGAAGTACCAGATCCATTTGAAAAGCGTCAGAGGACCCATAGATGTCGTATTTCTTAACAAATGTTCTGTCAGCTCAGTTCCTGTTGTACTTCCAGTCCCACCGCCTAAAGAAATTTTACAGCGTGCCAGGTTAGCCATGTTAACTtcagaagagaaagaaaacagtTCCAGACCCAGTCAGGATTCAGCCAGTAGCAAACATGGCGGTAAATCTAAAATGATGGCTGTGGAGGACATGCAGCCTCTACATGCATCATCACTGATAAATACTGAACCCAATAGAACGGATGATGCTGAATgtgagtattttattttttgttatgcCACTGAATCATATCAACCTGTCCACTTTATCATACCGATCCAAAAATGTAGATGGGAGAGTATTAGTCTTCAACAGAGAAGACATGCTGTTGCTAgaactttttttattattctgtaACTAGAATCAGTAAATGGAAGAAAACTGGCAAATGTTTGACTATATACTGGGAAGGAAATATAATATTTAAATCACCATCAACTtcagagaaaattaaataaaatgtttgcTTCAATTTAATCTTATTTATACGGCGTCTATTACAAGTTGTCTCTGGCCCCTTTAGGCcctgggtagagcaggaaaaggaagataggaaagagaggatgaagaacagagagaggaaagGCACAGATATATTTTCAAAGGTACAAAAGGCAACATGCATCAGTATTTATTTTCCGTGAGCCGTGTACATACgaccagagccgtctgggagctttgcgaggccctgtgcgaaatcgCTCGGGGGGGCCCCTcgtgaaatttttgtttttttcgggtcggatcgggtgtctaaatgcgcaattttaactctccaattagcaaaatactggataccttcccctgcctcatcatcatttgacttgcctcgacggggggccccacggctgcttgaggcccggtcggattggtgatttttctaacaaatttatcaaacgagcctttcagagaggcattaaactcttccattttctttagtttttttcttttttcatcccctgatggaaatttcctgattctgtctcgttctctcgacattgtgtgacagtttgttccaactccacccgtctggatcagagcagcttgtgtcaatgcgcttggtctgatcagttgtattgaacaacagacacgcgcatcattgcacatatattttattgatatgcacagactagtacacatttaggtctgtaatggaatgtgactgttgttatttataagggaaaaaacgaagaaaaaaaacgaaaaaaaaaaaaaaattatttatttatttttttttttcaaaaacggcccatagcgcgaggccccttggggcgcgaggccccgtgcgatcgcacggttcgcacaccccttgcggcggctctgcATACGACTCACGGTTAGttggtggactacagagacGACTATATAAACAGTTGTAGACAGTCGACACTGAGGTGATCGGAGGCTgcgactgcaggtcaggatgcaaCTGTGGAAGTTCTGACATGCCAACATGTAAAGAGTAGAAaaagaccagcacaacaaactacaagaacaatgaagCACAATTATGCTTTTTGGGATACTTCTAATTGATAACTGTGGATTGAGCTGAAGAAGAGGATCGCAaaaggggtgatgggcaccgctcagtggatcatgttggtgtccccctgcagcgtagctctatagcagcacatctaccacaaagctattTTAAGACAAACTGctttagtcttgtcctgtagctgcagctatgactactggccccaACACACGAGTTTACAccaactataggctttactaaacaaaaaCGTTTTCAGTTTGGTTTTGAAGGTgggggtggtgtcagcctccttaacccagattgtcAATTGGttacggtgcctgatagcagaagacctGTCCTCCAGATCTACTTTTGGATActttaggaactacgagtaaacctgcactctaaAAAAGGACAGCTCTTAGGGAGGAGAGACATGGTCTCTCTTGTTTATTACCATccgcactcgcgctgctgcattttggatcagctggagcctattcagaaaATTATTTGGAAATCCTGCaaataatacattacagtaatctagtatAGAAACATGTGAATTagtttttcagcatcactctgggagaggatgttcctaatctttgcgatattacagagatggaaaaattggaaaaacctgattaatatgctgtttaaatgacaaatcctgatttGAAAATAAGGTTTTGCACATTAGTACTggaggccatcgcaacaccatctaaacCCTTCCTAAGGTGTTTGGGACCAAAAACAAGAACCTCagttttatcaaaattaagagGCAAAACATTTGTGGACATCCAGGTCTTAATATCCTTCAGACATGGCTGAAGTTTGGTTAATGGTTCTGTTGCACCCAGCTTCATAGACAAAGTGGTCCTAAAAGGGGAAGATGTTGCTTCACTGTCTGAAAATAATTGATCACATTTTTGCCCACAGTTTATTGGCTCTGCATTTTCTCTCTGTGTTTTGCATAATTGCCCAATGAGACATTTATAGATTGTGTATGTTTCTTAGTGTTCAGTGCTTGTGAGAtaaattaaaactttttttttttcccctccagttcGAGATTTATCAAAGGAACTGCTGGACCCCACAGATCCACTCAAAGGTGGCACTCTTTTTGCTGTTTCCTTAAATTGTTCATATCATTAATTTATTGATTAAAAACAGTTTACTCGACTGATTACAATTTAATGCTTAAACACCCCACCCCCCTTCTTTTGTAGAAGGAATGAATGCTGATCTGGTCACTCGTCTCATGGCCACTGAAGGTCTGTTCACTGTGAAGTCCCTCTTTAGTTATATTTTTATCCATTATATATTGCTATTTTTAACTATGTTTACCTCTATTCCAGCTTTTTCTCAACTTGCCTGCCTATCTACAGTCCTTTCTGAACATGAAAATGTCTCTAAAATGGATGACAGCGAAAGCCTCTGATGTCATTATCATTGCTGTGAATAGTGTTTGATCATATACACCGGCATTTCATCAGAAGTGGTTGTTTTTCTGATGTCTCTTTTTTATAAAGTCATTTGGTTTTAGTACATAATAAAGCTGTGATTTCAaataatgtcaattttattaAGAATTAAAAATGTTCATTATAACACAGTATCTTGCAGCTTGAACTGTAAGTTCAAAGTTATGTCGGACCTGTTTGACATACACTGGGTCTGTGCCGTTGAATAAATTACCATTCTCATTTTTTCTCGTATGTCAacaattttcttcttcttctttttttttttttttttttttaaatttgcaacAACACACACCATTGAGCCCCTTTGGTTATAATATATTTGCCTGTTAACGAAAGTGTACAACTGAGACTGACAAAAgtgcaggggcctcatttataaagcttgcgtgcacacaaaacagggcttgaaagatgcgcaagccaccttctacgcaaaggttgggatttaaaaaaaaaaaacttaacgggaaaatgtgcgtatctttacgcaaactttgatcctagcgcacgaacattttgaagatatggggaactggccatgcagacggtgaggtggtgaaatgaagccagattcatgtcatacttttaatgtcatcacatatcagacttataatataatagcgctgatcgtttccctctgtgtttgaagcacagcgtcagtcaggactcagCCACTTCCAACTGCGCCATGGATTTGgatcgctctggtgctgctggtgctgcagccgcggtgcaggacacgccgtgccgggaacctcctcgtcacccaccgcttccaactggagagtgactgaggacataacaaataagtgccgggccactctcctcttggcctccaccttcagatcgcaccacttcttttttatttctgccacagatctgtccgtgggaCTCACGGCGtctagcgcagcaacgacgtgctgccactcactcgctttctttttgttagtgatgccactactttgaccaccaaataatgttgttttcctggcctccacctcatccacaacatcttggTCTCGGTctctgtgaaatttagtggcacggttgcctggctcgacacatgtctcattcatcctgacgcacagcagaaacagactgcaggcatTTGCTGCGCatgatcagcaggctcatttttatgcaaaaacagtcatgaactactttgcattgatcatttatgGTATAAAGTGTAGAGGgagggatatgaggcgaattcacgtgcgcaaccttccaggtggactgtgatttataaagataacattgcgtgcaagtgtgcatgcacacggttttataaatcaggatttttttgtgcgcacgcctttttcagcttttgagcacacgtacacttttaggATGAATCCTACGCtcttataaatgaggccccagttcTTTTGGAGTATAGtcataaaactgaattgacAGAATTGGACATAAAAATTATGACCTGCTGGTGGTGCTAGAGGAGAAGCCAGGAATCACCAGAAACATCGGGATTCACCCACTGGAGATGTGGGTTATTGCACATTTGCATTACTGTCCATACAATAAGAGATCGAAGGGATGGGATTACTTCCGCTTCCGACTCGCGTTTGGATTAAAAGACAAAGACGGAGCGTACCAGGTGAACTCTCATCTACACAATGGGTGATTGAGCTGATGATATCCTCTCGTCACTGCGGCTGGCAGAAGACAAAATTACTATCAGAAtgagaatcatctttattggccaggttcaaacattgtccaacaaggaatttgactccggtagtttcgctctttggtgataaaataaaataaacaataaaacaaatgtggtatttctatgatacagaataaacagtataaacatttaaggtgcagcagtttgaggtagagagggaaaagaaaagaaaaagggacagttctgaataaaaataaacataacctatttacaattttacagggcaattatacaaaaaatatacaaaagattatacaaattatacaaagaatCCACAGTCATCTACATGGACTGAAATACTTACCATAAACGGTGGTCCGCTGCGTTTTAAAGTGGACACTGGTGCGTCAGTGACTGCTATTCTGGAATCAGTTTACACAATGGACAGGTATGGCAGTCACACAGCTGGGCCGCTGCTGGGCCCGGCCAACCAACCGCTGGATGTTAAGGGGCAAGTGCATGCTGTCATTCAGAGAGGGGATAGAAAGATTGAGGAGGAGGTGTTCATTGTGAAGGACCTGACAACACCTTTATTGGGCCTCCCTGCCATTCGCAGACTGCATATGATCCCCCAGCTTCACAGCATTGACTTGCTGAGACACTATTCCGTTCATCCTACCCAGATGTTTTTAAAGGGCTAGGTAAACTAAAAGGGGAATATAAATTAAACTGAAAGAAAATGCAGTCCCCTACGCCCTCTCTGCCCCCAGGCGAGTAGCTATTCCCCTTCGCACCaaagtcaattcaattcaattcaatttgattttatttatatagcgtcttatACAACAaaggttgtctctagacgctttccagagacccatacccagaacatgacccccgagcagttattacattaacaatggcaggtaaaaactcccctagtgggagaaaaaccttaagccaaacagtggcaaggaaaaactcccctttaggagggaagaaaccttgagcaggaccaggctcataaggggggaggcctcctgccgagggccagactgggggtcagggacggcaacagcacagcaggcaggtggaagcagcaacgggatgaccaggggtggggaccgcaggccagcacgcagctcccgaagctccagcccaatcatcaagtcccaggttggggtgcagggtcggggaaaggttgaaaaggggcagggccagggagaggagtcttgacggacaaatctctcccc
This genomic interval from Cololabis saira isolate AMF1-May2022 chromosome 2, fColSai1.1, whole genome shotgun sequence contains the following:
- the LOC133462689 gene encoding transcription factor E2F5-like isoform X2 produces the protein MKHESSPQSPDEDVQPDQPTKYPRSSRSLNRLATRFIGLLQEAEGGQLDLRYAYEVLSFGQKRRIYDITNVLEGIGLIRKISKCIVKWMGANPQDNIQKERILKLRSEVEALENMEHVLDQQTLFVEQDIKKTTEECRNLNHVTHEDIFNCFNGHTVLTVQSPPGTQVDVPIPKAVPNCPPKYQIHLKSVRGPIDVVFLNKCSVSSVPVVLPVPPPKEILQRARLAMLTSEEKENSSRPSQDSASSKHGGKSKMMAVEDMQPLHASSLINTEPNRTDDAEFRDLSKELLDPTDPLKGMNADLVTRLMATEAFSQLACLSTVLSEHENVSKMDDSESL
- the LOC133462689 gene encoding transcription factor E2F4-like isoform X1, translating into MKHESSPQSPDEDVQPDQPTKYPRSSRSLNRLATRFIGLLQEAEGGQLDLRYAYEVLSFGQKRRIYDITNVLEGIGLIRKISKCIVKWMGANPQDNIQKERILKLRSEVEALENMEHVLDQQTLFVEQDIKKTTEECRNLNHVTHEDIFNCFNGHTVLTVQSPPGTQVDVPIPKAVPNCPPKYQIHLKSVRGPIDVVFLNKCSVSSVPVVLPVPPPKEILQRARLAMLTSEEKENSSRPSQDSASSKHGGKSKMMAVEDMQPLHASSLINTEPNRTDDAEFRDLSKELLDPTDPLKEGMNADLVTRLMATEAFSQLACLSTVLSEHENVSKMDDSESL